The following proteins are co-located in the Spirosoma montaniterrae genome:
- a CDS encoding glycosyltransferase family 2 protein has product MDLPSISVITPSFNQGHFIRQTVESVLCQQYPKLDYTIIDGLSTDNTLSILETYKSQLRLIVEQDSGQTDAINKGLRSAQGEIVCWLNSDDYFLPGTLQAVGTYFAQHPSCLWLTGDCLIVDEEGTIIQQPIRYYKRLLRQLPVPVYLGLTNAVCQPATFWRRSIHAQLGYLDESLRYTMDYDWWLRLKSIQPPVVLARPLTAFRIHKDSKGGSEFSRQFEEDYAVLTKYTSNTLTRTAHRLHNTLINSIYRVLKKV; this is encoded by the coding sequence ATGGACCTACCTTCTATCAGCGTGATTACGCCATCTTTTAACCAGGGCCATTTCATCAGGCAAACCGTAGAATCTGTTCTTTGTCAGCAGTATCCCAAATTAGATTATACAATTATTGACGGTCTCTCAACTGATAATACATTATCGATACTTGAAACGTATAAAAGTCAGCTACGTCTGATTGTAGAACAGGACAGTGGCCAAACTGATGCTATCAATAAAGGTTTGCGTTCGGCTCAGGGAGAAATTGTTTGTTGGCTTAACTCAGACGATTATTTTCTGCCGGGCACGCTTCAGGCAGTTGGTACCTATTTTGCCCAGCATCCATCTTGTTTATGGCTAACGGGCGATTGTCTGATTGTTGACGAAGAGGGCACGATAATTCAGCAACCCATTCGGTATTATAAACGCTTATTGAGGCAATTACCTGTGCCTGTTTATCTGGGTCTAACAAATGCGGTATGTCAGCCCGCTACCTTTTGGCGACGTTCTATTCATGCGCAACTGGGCTATCTTGATGAGTCGCTCCGGTATACAATGGATTACGACTGGTGGCTGCGCTTGAAAAGCATACAACCTCCGGTTGTGCTGGCCCGGCCTCTCACAGCTTTCCGTATTCATAAAGATTCGAAGGGGGGCAGCGAATTTTCTCGTCAGTTTGAGGAGGATTATGCCGTTTTAACTAAGTACACATCCAACACATTGACCCGAACCGCACATAGATTGCACAATACGCTGATTAACAGTATTTATCGGGTGCTGAAAAAGGTGTAG
- a CDS encoding glycosyltransferase, with translation MNRLFTILIPNFNGAEFIIRCIESVRNQTYTNVEVVVVDGKSIDGSHQLVDDIARLDKRVRRVDKPLDIGLSDAVNIGIASAKGDYVLWLGNDDYLVDDCVLDDVNTFLDSYQSETGIEPVICYGSYKIHWTASNVTENRLKRDLDYHLMWFTDSIMCGNVFFRPAFCKQHNILLKTHLQYCMDYDLWLQMIDKITDRREVACIPKRFIHVFSMREGNITGGNIYKSTYEAKNVALGHTRNPLKWIGIYLFIGTQLSFQKVRALYLNAYTFFSTR, from the coding sequence ATGAATCGCCTTTTTACTATTCTTATTCCGAATTTTAATGGAGCCGAGTTTATAATCCGCTGCATAGAAAGTGTTCGGAATCAAACCTACACTAACGTCGAAGTAGTGGTTGTAGATGGTAAATCAATAGACGGCTCACATCAGTTAGTCGATGATATAGCAAGACTGGACAAACGTGTTCGTCGTGTTGACAAGCCCCTTGATATTGGCTTATCTGATGCCGTAAATATAGGAATCGCTTCGGCGAAGGGCGATTATGTACTTTGGTTGGGGAATGACGACTACCTTGTTGACGACTGTGTGCTCGATGATGTAAATACGTTTCTGGACAGTTACCAGAGCGAAACAGGTATAGAACCGGTTATATGCTATGGGAGTTATAAAATTCATTGGACAGCATCGAATGTTACCGAAAATCGCCTGAAGCGTGATCTTGATTATCATTTAATGTGGTTTACCGACTCAATCATGTGCGGAAATGTTTTTTTCCGACCAGCATTCTGTAAACAGCATAATATTCTGTTAAAAACGCATTTGCAGTATTGTATGGATTATGACTTGTGGTTGCAGATGATTGATAAGATAACCGACCGACGGGAAGTGGCGTGTATTCCTAAGCGGTTTATTCATGTTTTTTCGATGAGAGAGGGAAACATTACAGGGGGCAATATATATAAATCGACTTACGAAGCTAAGAACGTTGCTTTAGGCCACACAAGAAACCCTTTGAAATGGATTGGCATCTACTTGTTTATAGGCACACAGCTTTCTTTTCAAAAAGTTCGAGCCTTATATCTCAATGCCTACACCTTTTTCAGCACCCGATAA
- a CDS encoding FkbM family methyltransferase gives MKLAKYIDDFFFLLTNPRLVRWIPHGLQIQPNRAYRAPWLHDLAIDTILDIGANVGQAAINFCSLFPSAYVHSFEPIPACFAKLEYVANVFKNLSAYNYAIGDKTGEVPFNQNAYSPASSILRMSDEHRRSYPKTNQSKEIHVPVRRLDDVASELNLSGNILIKIDVQGYERNVIAGGVDTFNKARIVIIETAIKSLYEGDSSFHEIYQTLTNFGYAYYGSLEQLVDPKTGVILQQDAIFVKQ, from the coding sequence ATGAAACTGGCGAAGTACATTGATGATTTTTTCTTCCTTCTAACAAATCCCCGGTTAGTTCGATGGATACCTCACGGGCTACAAATTCAGCCTAACCGGGCATATAGGGCACCGTGGCTTCACGATTTAGCGATTGATACTATCTTAGACATTGGAGCTAATGTAGGGCAGGCGGCTATTAACTTCTGTAGTCTATTTCCCTCTGCTTATGTACACTCATTCGAACCTATACCTGCCTGTTTTGCCAAACTCGAATACGTAGCCAACGTATTCAAAAACTTGTCGGCATACAATTATGCTATTGGTGATAAGACAGGCGAGGTTCCTTTTAACCAGAATGCCTATAGTCCGGCCTCATCAATTCTCAGGATGTCGGATGAACATCGCAGGAGTTACCCTAAAACGAATCAGTCGAAAGAGATTCACGTACCCGTGCGTCGCCTTGACGATGTAGCCAGCGAACTCAATTTGAGCGGTAACATACTTATAAAAATCGACGTACAGGGCTATGAGCGAAATGTTATTGCAGGTGGTGTTGATACGTTCAATAAAGCCAGAATCGTGATTATCGAAACGGCTATTAAGAGCTTATATGAAGGCGACTCTTCTTTTCACGAGATTTATCAAACCCTGACGAACTTTGGTTACGCTTACTATGGGTCTTTGGAGCAACTGGTTGATCCCAAAACGGGCGTCATTTTACAGCAGGATGCCATCTTTGTAAAGCAATAA
- a CDS encoding FkbM family methyltransferase: MNQFLHTQALRVARRFNSRMIWGLLFDRKGYLHQSGWLRSVRRMQAIDVTDCPIPWLSYPFIEFIEPRLNKFMNVYEYGSGNSTRWFAKRVGLIHAIEHSLDWYNTIKGNLPDNAILVYEPLELKADYHDMAFMDVNDETPYSLNIKTRNLLYDIVIVDGVNRNNCIANSIGCVSSNGVIIVDNLEYSGQMQAGLNLLKDAGFKRLEFWGLSPIVYTKTGTGLFYRPDNCLLI, encoded by the coding sequence GTGAATCAATTTCTGCACACACAAGCCTTAAGAGTTGCCCGCCGATTCAATAGTAGAATGATCTGGGGCTTACTTTTTGATCGTAAGGGCTATCTGCACCAAAGTGGCTGGCTGCGTAGTGTACGTCGGATGCAGGCCATTGACGTCACTGATTGCCCCATTCCCTGGTTAAGTTACCCCTTCATAGAATTTATTGAACCTCGACTCAATAAGTTTATGAATGTGTATGAATATGGTAGCGGCAATTCTACCCGCTGGTTCGCAAAACGAGTTGGTCTTATTCATGCTATCGAGCATTCTTTAGACTGGTATAATACCATTAAAGGAAATTTGCCCGATAATGCCATTCTTGTTTACGAGCCGCTGGAGTTAAAAGCAGACTATCATGATATGGCTTTTATGGACGTGAATGACGAAACTCCCTATTCATTAAATATTAAAACAAGGAACCTGTTATACGATATTGTCATTGTCGACGGTGTAAATCGTAATAATTGTATTGCTAACTCTATCGGATGTGTTTCATCTAATGGAGTAATTATAGTAGATAATCTTGAATATAGTGGCCAAATGCAGGCTGGTTTGAATTTGCTAAAAGACGCTGGCTTTAAGCGATTGGAGTTTTGGGGCCTCTCTCCCATAGTATACACTAAAACGGGTACAGGCTTATTCTATCGTCCAGATAATTGTTTGCTGATTTAA
- a CDS encoding YheT family hydrolase, with product MPLILSAYTGPPSYQYNGHLQTIIPSLVRTVPGVTYERERLTLADGDFVDLDWIDKGKPRLVILTHGLEGDSNRQYMRGMAKLFAQNGYDVLAWNCRSCSGEMNRAFRLYNHGEIGDLGEVIGHALRTKTYQHVTLIGFSMGGNITLKYLGVHGKHRPDVIRQGVAISSPTDLGASAALLDRPSNRFYRNRFMKKLVVKISHKASQFPGQLDMDKLRQVRQWRDFDEFFSAPVNAYQSASDFYKQASAVNFMADIAVPTLLLNAQNDPLLSPECSPGWLAQPHPHIYLETPRTGGHVGFLTPRDQHTYAERRAFWFVGQH from the coding sequence ATGCCGCTTATTCTTTCGGCCTATACCGGCCCGCCAAGCTACCAATATAACGGCCATCTGCAAACCATTATTCCGAGTTTGGTTCGCACGGTGCCGGGCGTGACCTACGAACGCGAACGACTGACGCTTGCCGATGGTGATTTTGTTGATCTCGACTGGATTGACAAAGGGAAACCCCGATTAGTTATTCTTACGCACGGGCTGGAGGGCGATAGCAACCGACAGTATATGCGTGGCATGGCGAAGTTATTCGCCCAGAATGGCTACGACGTGCTGGCCTGGAACTGCCGCTCGTGCAGTGGCGAAATGAACAGGGCTTTTCGGTTATACAATCATGGCGAAATCGGTGATCTGGGTGAAGTAATTGGTCATGCGTTACGAACGAAGACCTACCAGCACGTTACGCTGATTGGCTTCAGCATGGGTGGCAACATCACGCTCAAATACCTCGGCGTTCATGGCAAACACCGGCCCGACGTTATTCGGCAGGGCGTCGCCATTTCGTCTCCCACCGATCTGGGAGCCAGTGCAGCACTGCTCGACCGCCCCTCTAACCGGTTCTATCGGAATCGGTTTATGAAAAAGTTAGTGGTCAAAATCAGCCACAAGGCCAGTCAGTTTCCGGGACAATTGGACATGGATAAGTTGCGGCAGGTGCGGCAATGGCGCGATTTTGACGAGTTCTTTTCGGCTCCGGTTAATGCGTATCAAAGTGCCAGTGATTTTTATAAACAGGCATCGGCAGTCAATTTTATGGCGGATATTGCCGTACCAACATTACTGCTAAATGCCCAGAACGACCCATTGCTGTCGCCTGAGTGTTCGCCGGGGTGGCTGGCCCAACCGCATCCACACATTTACCTCGAAACACCCCGCACGGGTGGTCATGTCGGTTTTCTGACGCCCCGCGACCAACATACCTATGCCGAACGGCGAGCCTTTTGGTTTGTCGGGCAGCATTAG
- a CDS encoding nitric oxide synthase oxygenase, giving the protein MIIFSTNEERDELPVSTDEPAANKLLTAPEQVLVKDIWNKFLAFQDMLIELFFERLLHEEPGLRERFGDAIDEMPGYFAELFDAGVRQLMPHTERILRESYRGIYPEQSTQKRTIEASVTLLADLGMRPSHWLTARRVWTWTLLQVPHLEEYDRENLALGTLSAPYRFFSQHILPLALQAIDDYDKALTPAMIRAMRHDGDRLAAKPLAIGVDFYRALFETHPDILPYFVRTDIDTLAQHLMQSIAFLVQSLETGHDVMAELRELARVHTNHRVPPDAYGKLIEPMLRVMKQHIPNFSLQREQAWQRLLTRVSHVLQQPIVNQQRTIRQAREFIGQIAAELDWEAAKTERRLAEIEREIHATGTYTHTFDELSYGAQLAWRNSSKCIGRIAWRNLIVRDLRHVTDPDEIFRECAEHMRLATNGGNMQIVMNVFRPKQPQEHWGPRIWNSQYVRFAAYELEDGSVLGDQANLALTKALIRQGWVPPAQKTAFDYLPLVIDVPGHLPRMYEFEPDDVLMVPIEHPFYPEFDALKLQWCAIPAITNFRMEIGGISYGCVPFNGWFMETEIARNLWEEGRYNKAEFIARTMGLDTSTEQTLWRDRAFLELNVAVLHSFSKAKVTLVDHQTASRQFIAHDQREKRAGRECPAQWSWVTPAAGGSSTSVWHHEMRDFYLSPNFHYAADRWAVIDNELTVAGEDTCPETWAGAIPQPNGHTPTTVSRARPKRVLILYGSETGTAESYARQAARRLNRHRPRVMALDDYSPASLGEESTVLVVVSTFGNGEPPGNAMAFVDQVRHIPTNSLRGFDFSVMALGSTVYPHFCAAGATIDRELARIGGKRTTIMHRGDEIRGQADTFRQWLDIVTRLLGDSRPHTNETSSDDWHLTVTLLAPEQVTLAQKTNAQNHLPGVVIPVLANRELLSELVPNSRSTRFLAFDIRQTGLTYETGDHVAIYPHNPADLVERISQRLGIDADAWFMTAPANNEGASSSGDHPYPQPASVRQVLTEELDLALREPFDELINLMAQQAEAPPERTRLTDWADTLALGDQHDACTGLKAHLQESYATIADLLDAFPSVRVSFGQLLEVLPKQRPRLYSISSCPATYPDQMHVTVGVIQVVSLSGQVRPGLCSNYLAGLSPEQKATVRLSVRTSGFRPPQRPDAPMILVGPGTGLSPFIGFLQYREWQLRTLALSGESVTSASARLYFGCRNQHDYLYQQELEHWEQIGLLTHLSVAFSRVGPQKTYVQHLIGQHHPDVWAMLKQPDCHVYICGDARMADEVMATFMTIARTTGHLTHADAVEFFRLMEQQNRFQTDVWGVLHHFRQSLAEVQEARYAQSERWLAQVNGSAARPVPESDTRLWSE; this is encoded by the coding sequence GTGATTATATTTTCAACGAATGAAGAGAGAGATGAGCTACCTGTCTCGACCGATGAGCCGGCTGCCAATAAGCTCTTGACGGCACCGGAGCAGGTACTCGTTAAGGATATATGGAATAAATTTCTGGCCTTTCAGGACATGCTCATCGAGTTGTTTTTTGAGCGATTGCTGCACGAAGAACCCGGTTTGCGTGAACGCTTCGGCGATGCTATCGATGAAATGCCAGGCTACTTTGCCGAACTCTTCGACGCCGGTGTTCGGCAGTTGATGCCGCATACTGAGCGGATACTACGCGAAAGCTACCGAGGCATTTACCCCGAACAGTCGACCCAAAAACGAACAATTGAAGCGTCTGTTACACTGCTGGCCGATCTGGGTATGAGGCCCAGCCATTGGCTGACGGCCCGGCGTGTCTGGACCTGGACGCTGCTCCAGGTGCCACACCTCGAAGAATATGATCGCGAGAATCTGGCATTGGGCACGCTGTCGGCCCCCTATCGTTTTTTCTCACAACACATTTTACCTCTCGCACTACAGGCAATTGACGATTATGACAAGGCCCTGACCCCGGCCATGATACGGGCCATGCGGCACGACGGCGACCGGCTGGCTGCCAAACCGCTTGCCATTGGCGTCGATTTTTACCGGGCTTTGTTTGAAACGCACCCCGACATTCTACCCTACTTTGTGCGAACCGATATCGACACGCTGGCGCAGCATTTAATGCAAAGCATTGCGTTTCTGGTTCAGTCACTTGAAACGGGTCATGATGTCATGGCCGAGTTGCGCGAACTGGCCCGCGTTCATACCAACCACCGCGTACCGCCCGATGCCTACGGTAAATTGATTGAGCCAATGCTGCGGGTTATGAAGCAGCATATTCCCAATTTCTCGCTCCAGCGCGAACAAGCCTGGCAACGTCTGCTAACCCGCGTCAGTCACGTATTGCAGCAGCCAATCGTCAATCAGCAGCGGACAATCCGGCAGGCACGCGAGTTTATCGGTCAGATAGCTGCCGAGTTAGACTGGGAGGCTGCAAAAACTGAACGGCGGCTGGCCGAAATCGAACGCGAAATTCATGCCACAGGCACCTATACGCACACCTTCGACGAGCTATCGTATGGCGCACAACTCGCCTGGCGCAACTCCTCGAAATGCATTGGCCGAATTGCCTGGCGGAATCTGATTGTGCGCGACCTGCGCCACGTTACCGACCCCGACGAGATATTTCGGGAATGTGCCGAACACATGCGTCTTGCCACTAACGGCGGCAATATGCAGATTGTCATGAATGTGTTTCGGCCAAAACAGCCGCAGGAACACTGGGGTCCGCGCATCTGGAATAGTCAGTATGTTCGGTTTGCCGCTTATGAACTGGAAGACGGTTCTGTACTGGGCGACCAGGCAAATCTGGCCTTAACCAAAGCTCTTATTCGGCAGGGCTGGGTGCCACCAGCGCAAAAAACGGCCTTCGATTACCTGCCCTTGGTCATCGACGTGCCCGGTCATCTGCCCCGGATGTACGAATTCGAGCCAGACGACGTGCTGATGGTGCCTATCGAGCATCCATTTTACCCCGAATTCGACGCACTGAAGTTGCAGTGGTGCGCCATACCGGCTATCACTAATTTTCGGATGGAGATTGGCGGTATCAGCTACGGTTGTGTACCATTCAACGGGTGGTTTATGGAAACCGAAATTGCCCGCAATTTGTGGGAAGAGGGGCGATATAATAAAGCCGAATTTATTGCCCGCACAATGGGTCTCGATACCTCAACCGAGCAAACGCTATGGCGCGACCGGGCCTTTCTGGAGTTGAACGTTGCTGTTTTGCACTCGTTCTCTAAAGCTAAAGTTACGCTGGTCGATCATCAGACGGCTTCCCGGCAGTTCATAGCGCACGATCAGCGCGAAAAACGGGCCGGGCGGGAATGTCCGGCGCAATGGTCATGGGTAACACCCGCAGCAGGCGGAAGTTCAACGTCGGTCTGGCACCACGAAATGCGCGACTTCTATTTAAGTCCTAATTTTCATTATGCTGCCGACCGCTGGGCCGTTATTGACAATGAACTGACCGTAGCCGGAGAAGACACGTGCCCCGAAACCTGGGCCGGTGCCATACCGCAGCCCAACGGCCATACGCCAACCACCGTGAGCCGGGCACGCCCAAAACGCGTTTTGATTTTGTACGGTTCAGAAACAGGTACTGCCGAGAGTTACGCCCGGCAGGCAGCCCGCCGGTTAAACCGCCACCGCCCCCGCGTGATGGCCTTAGACGACTACAGCCCGGCGAGTTTAGGCGAAGAGTCGACGGTACTGGTGGTGGTGTCTACGTTCGGCAACGGCGAACCGCCCGGTAATGCGATGGCGTTTGTTGATCAGGTGCGGCATATACCAACAAATTCGCTTCGTGGATTCGACTTTTCGGTGATGGCACTCGGCAGTACGGTTTATCCACACTTCTGTGCCGCCGGAGCCACTATCGACCGTGAACTGGCCCGTATTGGCGGCAAACGAACCACGATTATGCATCGGGGCGACGAAATTCGCGGTCAGGCCGACACGTTTCGGCAATGGCTTGATATTGTAACGCGCTTATTGGGAGATTCCCGCCCACACACAAATGAAACCAGCAGCGACGACTGGCATCTGACCGTAACCTTACTCGCTCCTGAACAAGTAACTTTGGCGCAAAAAACCAATGCGCAAAACCACCTTCCCGGTGTGGTTATACCCGTGTTGGCAAACCGCGAATTGCTTAGCGAACTGGTGCCCAACAGCCGCTCTACGCGGTTTCTGGCCTTCGACATCCGGCAAACAGGGCTTACCTATGAAACGGGCGATCATGTGGCAATTTATCCGCACAACCCCGCCGATCTGGTCGAGCGCATCAGTCAGCGTTTAGGCATCGATGCCGATGCCTGGTTTATGACCGCCCCGGCCAATAACGAAGGAGCAAGCTCTTCGGGCGATCATCCATATCCACAACCGGCATCGGTACGGCAGGTACTTACCGAAGAACTCGATCTGGCCCTGCGCGAGCCATTTGATGAATTAATTAACCTGATGGCCCAGCAGGCCGAAGCCCCGCCAGAACGAACGCGCCTGACCGACTGGGCCGATACGCTGGCCCTCGGCGACCAGCACGATGCCTGCACGGGCCTGAAAGCGCACTTGCAGGAAAGTTACGCCACCATTGCCGATCTGCTCGATGCCTTTCCGTCGGTGCGGGTATCGTTTGGGCAACTGCTGGAGGTGCTACCCAAGCAAAGGCCGCGTCTGTATTCTATCTCCTCTTGCCCGGCTACCTATCCCGACCAAATGCATGTTACGGTCGGCGTTATTCAGGTGGTTAGCTTATCGGGTCAGGTGCGGCCCGGTTTATGTTCCAACTACCTGGCGGGGTTAAGCCCGGAGCAGAAAGCCACTGTGCGGCTGTCGGTTCGAACGTCGGGGTTCCGGCCACCACAACGCCCCGATGCGCCGATGATTCTGGTTGGTCCCGGCACAGGCTTATCGCCGTTTATTGGCTTTTTGCAGTACCGCGAGTGGCAGCTACGCACCCTGGCGTTATCGGGCGAATCCGTTACGTCGGCATCGGCCCGGCTATATTTTGGTTGCCGCAACCAGCACGATTACCTATATCAGCAGGAGTTGGAACACTGGGAGCAAATTGGCCTTCTGACGCATTTATCGGTCGCGTTTTCGCGAGTTGGGCCGCAAAAAACGTATGTTCAACACCTGATTGGGCAACATCACCCCGATGTATGGGCGATGCTTAAGCAACCAGATTGCCATGTGTATATTTGTGGAGATGCCCGCATGGCCGACGAAGTGATGGCGACCTTTATGACGATTGCACGAACAACGGGCCACTTAACCCATGCTGATGCCGTTGAATTTTTCAGGTTGATGGAGCAGCAGAACCGCTTTCAGACCGACGTTTGGGGCGTATTACACCACTTCCGTCAGTCGCTGGCCGAAGTACAGGAAGCCCGGTATGCCCAAAGCGAACGGTGGCTGGCACAGGTCAACGGTTCAGCAGCCCGGCCAGTCCCGGAATCTGATACAAGGCTATGGTCTGAATGA
- a CDS encoding LytR/AlgR family response regulator transcription factor produces MSLTCIIVEDELMARKSLQRLCEQQESLDVLSVFDNATAALDFLTEQSVDLIWLDVEMPGLSGFDLLEQLPAIPYVVLTTSKTEYAFDAFQYQVTDYLKKPITLPRFKVAVEKVLELSARNRPEVADGRTEIYIKTDGRYIRLPFDAISYVENTGDYVKIFTSSQTHVVYTTMKSLEEKLGTQFLRVHRSFIVHLGKIVDIEENTLVISNKVIPISRANKSELMSRLNLL; encoded by the coding sequence ATGAGTTTGACCTGTATTATCGTTGAAGACGAATTGATGGCGCGTAAGTCGTTGCAACGGCTGTGCGAACAACAGGAGTCGCTGGATGTATTGTCGGTATTTGATAATGCAACGGCTGCACTTGATTTTCTGACCGAGCAAAGCGTTGACCTGATCTGGCTCGACGTTGAGATGCCCGGCCTGTCGGGGTTTGATTTGCTTGAGCAGCTACCTGCCATTCCGTATGTGGTGCTGACTACGAGCAAGACCGAGTATGCGTTCGATGCCTTTCAGTATCAGGTAACTGATTACTTAAAAAAGCCCATCACGCTGCCCCGGTTTAAGGTGGCGGTCGAAAAGGTGCTGGAACTCAGCGCACGAAACCGGCCCGAAGTGGCCGACGGTCGTACCGAAATTTACATCAAAACCGATGGCCGCTATATTCGCCTGCCGTTCGATGCCATTTCGTATGTAGAAAACACGGGTGATTATGTCAAAATATTCACCAGTAGTCAGACGCACGTGGTGTATACCACAATGAAGTCGCTTGAAGAAAAGTTAGGTACGCAATTTTTGCGCGTACATCGCTCGTTCATCGTGCACCTCGGAAAAATTGTTGACATCGAAGAGAACACCTTGGTTATCAGTAACAAGGTGATTCCTATTAGCCGGGCCAACAAGTCAGAACTTATGAGTCGCCTGAATTTGCTCTGA